One genomic segment of Pseudonocardia sp. T1-2H includes these proteins:
- a CDS encoding molybdopterin cofactor-binding domain-containing protein has translation MPAHRAPTTRRSPDEKAGLGRHVASRRRFLGYLIAAPTLVVAAELTRESLWGPSEASAASIPSGPQTPELYDLLDTLRDAARPTANLIRIEVNRDGTVSFALPRSDNGQGIITSTQMIIAEEMGLEVDQVKVTLADARPELLFNQITGGSSTTFATYTPIRVAAALAHGQLLKAAAAELGQDVAVLTSRSGVITGASGRSLPFSALAEKAANQVTEQVEVTLKPKEDFRIIGKSQNKTDARAIVTGKKTFATDLQIPDALPTVICRAPDLNGYPEDVDNIDEVRSMPGVTDVEMVGTGVAVRAKTFGQAIDGVNALRVQWAAGTVAGENDESVLAQVKKGELPLAVPAAGGTTVEGSFTFYFRSNSSLETNCAIADVRSDRAEIWGPMKNPIAAQAEIAKKVGLPSSAVTVHVTEGGGSFGRKLFFDAALEAAEVSKKMGKPVKLMWTRADDSRQGRVHPLATTRVRASVAADSVLSFELRHTSVATEVSPGLGEPITAAVFKTPVLGNLSLSESIFELTQVTPYNFGVSTRLLNEVDMGFNTSSMRNIYSPDVATARELMVDQIAAKMGKDPYEFRMEFFKNDRMRAVLEKVAEEGDWGRSMKKGTAQGLGFHTEYKGVAACLVEIDCRPETVNRRIRQGVTGPRVTKVTYAVDVGLVINPRGIEAQMMGGINDALAMTLTSSLHLDDGHFVEASWDNYFYTRQWNTPPEMNIIVMDSTADEPGGVGEFGVAATCGAIANAYARATGKLPEYFPINHKDPLPFEPYPTVPPIPPSPTNGLETTY, from the coding sequence ATGCCCGCTCATCGCGCGCCCACCACGCGGCGGAGCCCGGACGAGAAGGCCGGTCTGGGACGCCACGTCGCCAGCCGGCGACGGTTCCTCGGCTACCTGATTGCCGCACCCACGCTCGTCGTGGCCGCCGAGCTCACCCGGGAGTCGCTCTGGGGTCCTTCGGAGGCCTCCGCCGCCTCGATCCCGTCGGGCCCCCAGACGCCGGAGCTCTACGACCTCCTCGACACGCTCCGCGACGCGGCGCGCCCGACGGCGAACCTGATCCGGATCGAGGTGAACCGCGACGGCACCGTGTCCTTCGCGCTGCCCCGGTCCGACAACGGGCAGGGGATCATCACCTCGACCCAGATGATCATCGCCGAGGAGATGGGCCTCGAGGTCGACCAGGTGAAGGTCACCCTGGCCGACGCACGCCCCGAGCTGCTGTTCAACCAGATCACGGGCGGCTCGAGCACCACGTTCGCCACCTACACGCCGATCCGGGTGGCGGCCGCGCTCGCCCACGGCCAGCTGTTGAAGGCGGCGGCCGCGGAGCTGGGGCAGGACGTCGCCGTGCTGACCAGCCGCAGTGGCGTGATCACGGGGGCGAGCGGCCGGTCGTTGCCGTTCAGCGCGCTGGCCGAGAAGGCTGCCAACCAGGTGACCGAGCAGGTCGAGGTCACGCTGAAGCCGAAGGAAGACTTCCGGATCATCGGGAAGTCGCAGAACAAGACCGACGCCCGCGCCATCGTGACGGGCAAGAAGACCTTCGCCACCGACCTGCAGATCCCGGACGCGCTTCCGACGGTGATCTGCCGGGCGCCCGACCTCAACGGCTACCCCGAGGACGTCGACAACATCGACGAGGTCCGCTCGATGCCGGGCGTCACCGACGTCGAGATGGTCGGCACGGGGGTGGCGGTGCGGGCGAAGACGTTCGGGCAGGCCATCGACGGCGTCAACGCGCTGCGGGTGCAGTGGGCGGCGGGCACCGTGGCGGGCGAGAACGACGAGTCGGTGCTCGCGCAGGTCAAGAAGGGCGAGCTCCCGCTGGCCGTGCCGGCGGCGGGCGGTACGACGGTCGAGGGCTCCTTCACGTTCTACTTCCGGAGCAACAGCTCGCTGGAGACCAACTGCGCCATCGCCGACGTCCGCTCGGACCGGGCCGAGATCTGGGGCCCGATGAAGAACCCGATCGCGGCCCAGGCCGAGATCGCGAAGAAGGTCGGGCTGCCCTCGAGCGCGGTGACCGTGCACGTCACCGAGGGCGGCGGCTCGTTCGGGCGCAAGCTGTTCTTCGACGCCGCGCTGGAGGCGGCCGAGGTGTCGAAGAAGATGGGCAAGCCCGTCAAGCTGATGTGGACCCGCGCCGACGACTCCCGCCAGGGCCGCGTCCACCCGCTGGCCACCACGCGGGTCCGCGCGTCGGTCGCCGCCGACTCGGTCCTCAGCTTCGAGCTGCGCCACACCAGCGTCGCCACCGAGGTCAGCCCGGGCCTCGGGGAGCCGATCACGGCCGCGGTGTTCAAGACGCCCGTGCTCGGCAACCTCAGCCTCTCGGAGAGCATCTTCGAGCTGACCCAGGTGACGCCCTACAACTTCGGTGTGTCGACGCGGTTGCTCAACGAGGTCGACATGGGATTCAACACCTCCAGCATGCGCAACATCTACTCGCCGGACGTGGCGACCGCGCGGGAGCTGATGGTCGACCAGATCGCGGCGAAGATGGGCAAGGACCCGTACGAGTTCCGCATGGAGTTCTTCAAGAACGACCGCATGCGGGCCGTGCTGGAGAAGGTGGCCGAGGAGGGCGACTGGGGCCGCTCGATGAAGAAGGGCACCGCCCAGGGGCTCGGCTTCCACACCGAGTACAAGGGCGTCGCCGCCTGCCTGGTCGAGATCGACTGCCGGCCGGAGACGGTGAACCGGAGGATCCGCCAGGGCGTCACCGGTCCGCGCGTGACCAAGGTGACCTACGCCGTCGACGTCGGCCTGGTGATCAACCCGCGCGGGATCGAAGCCCAGATGATGGGCGGGATCAACGACGCGCTGGCGATGACCCTGACCTCCAGCCTGCACCTGGACGACGGCCACTTCGTCGAGGCCAGCTGGGACAACTACTTCTACACCCGGCAGTGGAACACCCCGCCGGAGATGAACATCATCGTCATGGACTCGACGGCGGACGAGCCGGGCGGCGTCGGCGAGTTCGGCGTGGCGGCCACCTGCGGCGCGATCGCCAACGCCTACGCGCGGGCTACCGGGAAGCTCCCGGAGTACTTCCCGATCAACCACAAGGACCCGCTCCCGTTCGAGCCGTACCCGACCGTGCCGCCGATCCCGCCGTCGCCCACCAACGGCCTCGAGACCACGTACTGA
- a CDS encoding SDR family NAD(P)-dependent oxidoreductase, which produces MQSKPPEASVAGLVAIVTGSSSGIGRAIAGRLAAGGARIVVNSRDDGRAKEAADEIVAAGYEAVGVAADVSLPEGGQILVDAAVAAYGRLDVLVNNAGIPLVRAAEEITPEEWATVLATNLTGPFHCAQAAARVMLPARSGTIINVSSVLGATAIPGRTAYSTAKHGLDGLTKSLAVEWADRGVRVLSVNPGYVATPFVEQTMSSGRFSADDIERRTPLGRLAAPAEVAEVVAFLASPAASYMTGAQIPVDGGWLAYGGW; this is translated from the coding sequence GTGCAGTCGAAACCCCCCGAAGCCTCGGTCGCCGGCCTGGTCGCGATCGTGACCGGCTCCAGCTCGGGCATCGGCAGGGCCATCGCCGGCCGGTTGGCCGCCGGAGGCGCCCGGATCGTGGTCAACTCCCGCGACGACGGACGCGCGAAGGAGGCCGCCGACGAGATCGTGGCGGCCGGGTACGAGGCCGTCGGCGTCGCCGCGGACGTGAGCCTGCCCGAGGGCGGGCAGATCCTGGTCGACGCCGCCGTCGCGGCCTACGGCCGTCTCGACGTGTTGGTCAACAACGCCGGCATCCCGCTGGTCCGGGCCGCCGAGGAGATCACCCCCGAGGAGTGGGCGACCGTCCTCGCCACCAATCTCACCGGGCCGTTCCACTGCGCCCAGGCGGCGGCGCGGGTCATGCTTCCGGCCCGCAGCGGGACGATCATCAACGTCTCGTCGGTGCTGGGGGCGACCGCGATCCCCGGCCGCACCGCCTACTCCACCGCCAAGCACGGCCTGGACGGGCTGACGAAGTCGCTCGCCGTCGAGTGGGCCGACCGCGGAGTCCGCGTCCTGTCGGTCAACCCCGGTTACGTGGCCACCCCGTTCGTCGAGCAGACCATGAGCAGCGGCCGCTTCTCGGCCGATGACATCGAGCGCCGCACCCCGCTGGGCCGCCTCGCGGCCCCGGCCGAGGTCGCCGAGGTCGTCGCGTTCCTCGCGTCGCCCGCGGCCTCCTACATGACCGGGGCCCAGATCCCGGTCGACGGCGGCTGGCTCGCCTACGGCGGCTGGTGA
- a CDS encoding CsbD family protein, whose protein sequence is MGLDDKIDNKAEELKGKAKEGVGNATDDEGLEAEGKADQASGNIKQAGEKLKDAAKNIVDK, encoded by the coding sequence ATGGGACTCGACGACAAGATCGACAACAAGGCCGAGGAGCTGAAGGGCAAGGCCAAGGAGGGCGTGGGCAACGCCACCGACGACGAGGGCCTCGAGGCCGAGGGCAAGGCCGACCAGGCGTCCGGCAACATCAAGCAGGCTGGCGAGAAGCTCAAGGACGCCGCCAAGAACATCGTCGACAAGTAG
- a CDS encoding (2Fe-2S)-binding protein → MPTQTFKLNGKSVTVDTDDDVRLLWVIRDLLGVTGPKYGCGINVCKACTSHINGKAFNPCSVRVCDVKPDDEVTTIEGLADGDELHPMQQAWIDRDVAQCGYCQPGQIMAAVAKVRQCQAEGRDVDEDAIEEIRNICRCGTYNRIREAIKAGAENM, encoded by the coding sequence ATGCCCACGCAGACCTTCAAGCTCAACGGCAAGTCCGTCACCGTCGACACCGACGACGACGTCCGTCTCCTCTGGGTGATCCGGGACCTGCTCGGCGTCACCGGTCCGAAGTACGGCTGCGGGATCAACGTCTGCAAGGCCTGCACCAGCCACATCAACGGCAAGGCGTTCAACCCGTGCTCCGTGCGGGTCTGCGACGTCAAGCCCGACGACGAGGTCACGACGATCGAGGGGCTCGCCGACGGCGACGAGCTGCACCCGATGCAGCAGGCCTGGATCGACCGGGACGTGGCGCAGTGCGGGTACTGCCAGCCCGGCCAGATCATGGCCGCCGTGGCCAAGGTCAGGCAGTGCCAGGCCGAGGGCCGCGACGTGGACGAGGACGCGATCGAGGAGATCCGCAACATCTGCCGGTGCGGGACCTACAACCGCATCCGTGAGGCGATCAAGGCCGGCGCCGAGAACATGTGA
- a CDS encoding thiamine pyrophosphate-dependent enzyme produces MSGFTPQFRPEHGEATPWTVLRPDGELEPGREAALSDEQLRDACELTLFSRAFDEKGFSLQRQGRFGTFSPVRGQEASVVGAAFALDPARDWVVPQYRELPALLRQGLPLEQFMLTFLGDPRGGAAPEGVNVLPIQIGLAAQLPQAVGLAWGHALQGRDSVVAVFCGDGASSEGDFHEACNLAGTLRAPVVFVVQNNGWAISTPRARQSAAATLAGRAPGYGIPGALVDGNDLLAVHQVVADAVARARAGEGPTLVETLTYRLGDHNTADDASRYQPAEELEAWAPRDPISRVLAHLRTRELWDDAHDTAVRERIAARIDEAVRTVEAMEPPGVEHLFEHVTETLSPRLQGQRAELQAQVRTR; encoded by the coding sequence ATGTCCGGATTCACCCCACAGTTCCGCCCCGAGCACGGGGAGGCGACCCCGTGGACCGTGCTGCGCCCCGACGGCGAGCTGGAGCCCGGCCGCGAGGCCGCCCTGTCCGACGAGCAGCTCCGCGACGCCTGCGAGCTCACGCTCTTCTCCCGCGCCTTCGACGAGAAGGGCTTCAGCCTGCAGCGCCAGGGACGTTTCGGCACGTTCTCGCCGGTCCGCGGGCAGGAGGCGTCCGTGGTGGGCGCGGCGTTCGCGCTCGACCCGGCCCGCGACTGGGTCGTCCCGCAGTACCGCGAGCTGCCCGCGCTGCTTCGTCAGGGCCTGCCGCTCGAGCAGTTCATGCTGACCTTCCTCGGTGACCCGCGCGGCGGCGCCGCACCCGAGGGCGTGAACGTGCTGCCCATCCAGATCGGCCTGGCCGCCCAGCTCCCGCAGGCCGTCGGGCTCGCGTGGGGCCACGCGCTGCAGGGCCGCGACAGCGTCGTCGCGGTCTTCTGCGGGGACGGCGCCTCGTCGGAGGGCGACTTCCATGAGGCCTGCAACCTCGCCGGCACCTTGCGCGCGCCCGTCGTCTTCGTCGTGCAGAACAACGGCTGGGCGATCTCCACCCCGCGCGCCCGGCAGTCCGCCGCGGCGACGCTCGCGGGCCGCGCGCCGGGCTACGGGATCCCCGGTGCCCTGGTCGACGGCAACGACCTGCTCGCCGTTCACCAGGTCGTGGCCGACGCCGTGGCCCGCGCCCGGGCCGGTGAGGGCCCGACGCTGGTCGAGACGCTGACCTACCGGCTCGGCGACCACAACACCGCCGACGACGCCAGCCGCTACCAGCCCGCCGAGGAGCTGGAGGCGTGGGCGCCGCGGGACCCGATCAGTCGCGTCCTGGCCCACCTGCGGACGCGCGAGCTGTGGGACGACGCCCACGACACCGCGGTGCGCGAGCGGATCGCCGCCCGGATCGACGAGGCGGTGCGGACCGTCGAGGCGATGGAACCGCCCGGTGTCGAGCACCTCTTCGAGCACGTGACCGAGACGTTGTCGCCCCGGCTGCAGGGCCAGCGCGCCGAACTCCAGGCCCAGGTGAGAACCCGATGA
- a CDS encoding DUF1611 domain-containing protein, giving the protein MMQQLLDAKWSYVTRRVADRGAVGLGSLDREPRLGDLVAARVMDVRAHDHIEDTNGRQVRLYPGDVVTGGFGNRYATDYYEGYLPTGTVAHLLTAGGVVGRVASAHARRGEPTVLEVLGLLADRSGRPLSMDGCAMAAPVSARAELGTFVVVGSSMGAGKTTTAAALVQGWSRAGLRVGAGKVTGSGSGKDRWMYQDAGAAEIVDFLDFGMASTFGYPPQRLRATMVGIRDALVGRGASVVVLEIADGLLQQETRGLAAGLVGFADGVVLAVADALSAVAGVGIMADLGAPVRAVSGLVTASPLASREAAAATGLPVLSPQELIAGGALELLSCAAVTA; this is encoded by the coding sequence ATGATGCAACAGCTCTTGGATGCCAAATGGAGTTATGTCACCCGCAGGGTGGCTGATCGTGGGGCGGTCGGGCTGGGGAGTCTTGACCGTGAGCCGCGGTTGGGGGATCTCGTGGCGGCCAGGGTGATGGACGTGCGGGCTCATGATCATATCGAGGACACGAATGGCCGGCAGGTCCGGCTGTATCCGGGAGATGTGGTGACGGGGGGGTTCGGAAATCGGTATGCGACCGATTACTACGAGGGGTATCTGCCGACGGGGACTGTGGCGCACCTGTTGACCGCGGGCGGGGTGGTCGGGCGGGTGGCCTCGGCGCACGCGCGGCGTGGTGAGCCCACGGTCCTGGAGGTGCTGGGCTTGTTGGCCGATCGTTCCGGTCGGCCGTTGTCGATGGACGGATGTGCGATGGCGGCGCCCGTGTCGGCGCGGGCGGAGTTGGGCACGTTCGTGGTGGTGGGTTCGTCGATGGGGGCGGGGAAAACCACGACGGCCGCGGCGTTGGTGCAGGGGTGGTCACGCGCCGGGTTGCGGGTGGGGGCGGGCAAGGTCACCGGTTCCGGAAGCGGGAAGGACCGGTGGATGTATCAGGACGCCGGGGCGGCCGAGATCGTGGATTTCCTGGATTTCGGGATGGCGTCGACGTTCGGTTATCCGCCGCAGCGGTTGCGGGCCACGATGGTCGGGATCCGGGACGCACTGGTCGGGCGTGGTGCGTCGGTAGTGGTGTTGGAGATCGCCGACGGGTTGTTGCAACAGGAGACCCGGGGGTTGGCCGCAGGTTTGGTGGGGTTCGCGGACGGGGTGGTGCTGGCGGTCGCCGATGCGCTCAGCGCCGTGGCCGGAGTCGGGATCATGGCAGATCTCGGCGCCCCGGTGCGGGCGGTGAGTGGGTTGGTGACCGCGAGCCCGTTGGCGTCGCGGGAAGCGGCGGCGGCGACCGGGCTTCCGGTGTTGTCGCCGCAAGAGCTGATCGCCGGTGGTGCGCTGGAACTTTTGAGCTGTGCGGCGGTCACGGCATGA
- a CDS encoding dihydrolipoamide acetyltransferase family protein, which produces MSTTVFRLPDIGEGLAEAEIVEWLVAAGAEVRADQPVVTVETAKAQVELPAPADGVITELAHGPGDIVPVGSALFTFEATGSGADAVEPAPASEPALATAPAVDGRAVPASPARPGAGRRRVLAAPSTRRLAVEHGIELAELTGSGPNGRIVLDDVRAAMAGGARSVDGAAPRSPEPVTAQAAVTPATAPVEPVAGETQVRPLRGLRRQVARAMTAAWSVPHITEFREVDATELERAHRTLRADAEEQGLRLTLLPLLVRAVTTALRRHPDFNATLDMEREEVTLHRRLDVGIAAATPDGLIVPVLRDAGRRSVPGLAREIARLGAGARERSLPLQDTTGGTFTISNFGSYGTWLGTPLINAPQVAIAGFGRVHDAVVPVDGVPAVRRVLPLAVAADHRLIDGEHLGAFVNTLERLIRTPLLLLGEED; this is translated from the coding sequence ATGAGCACCACCGTGTTCCGGCTCCCCGACATCGGGGAGGGCCTCGCCGAGGCCGAGATCGTCGAGTGGCTGGTGGCGGCGGGGGCCGAGGTCCGCGCCGACCAGCCCGTCGTGACGGTCGAGACGGCGAAGGCACAGGTCGAGCTGCCCGCGCCGGCCGACGGGGTGATCACCGAGCTCGCGCACGGGCCGGGGGACATCGTCCCGGTCGGGTCGGCCCTGTTCACGTTCGAGGCGACGGGTTCGGGAGCCGACGCCGTGGAGCCGGCGCCCGCGAGCGAACCCGCGCTCGCCACCGCTCCGGCCGTCGACGGTCGGGCCGTGCCCGCGTCCCCGGCCCGCCCCGGCGCCGGCCGCCGCCGGGTGCTGGCCGCCCCGAGCACCCGCCGGCTGGCGGTCGAGCACGGCATCGAGCTGGCCGAGCTCACCGGCAGCGGACCGAACGGCCGGATCGTCCTCGACGACGTCCGCGCCGCGATGGCCGGCGGCGCTCGGTCCGTCGACGGTGCCGCGCCGCGGAGCCCGGAGCCGGTCACCGCGCAGGCGGCCGTCACCCCTGCCACCGCTCCGGTCGAGCCCGTCGCGGGGGAGACCCAGGTCCGGCCGCTGCGCGGGCTGCGCCGTCAGGTCGCCCGGGCCATGACCGCGGCCTGGTCGGTCCCGCACATCACCGAGTTCCGCGAGGTCGACGCGACCGAGCTCGAACGCGCCCACCGCACCCTGCGGGCGGACGCCGAGGAGCAGGGGCTGCGGCTGACGCTGCTGCCGCTGCTCGTCCGTGCGGTGACGACGGCCCTGCGCCGGCACCCGGACTTCAACGCGACCCTCGACATGGAGCGCGAGGAGGTCACGCTGCACCGGCGTCTCGACGTCGGGATCGCGGCCGCCACCCCGGACGGCCTCATCGTGCCGGTGCTGCGCGACGCCGGCCGGCGCAGCGTGCCCGGCCTGGCCAGGGAGATCGCCCGGCTCGGCGCGGGCGCCCGTGAACGCTCGCTCCCGCTGCAGGACACGACCGGCGGCACATTCACGATCAGCAACTTCGGCAGCTACGGCACCTGGCTGGGCACCCCGCTGATCAATGCTCCGCAGGTGGCGATCGCCGGGTTCGGCCGGGTCCACGACGCGGTGGTCCCGGTGGACGGCGTCCCGGCGGTGCGCCGGGTGCTGCCGCTCGCGGTCGCGGCGGACCACCGCCTGATCGACGGCGAGCACCTCGGTGCCTTCGTGAACACCCTCGAGCGGCTGATCCGCACCCCGCTGCTGCTGCTGGGCGAGGAGGACTGA
- a CDS encoding LysR family transcriptional regulator produces the protein MQIEWIHAFLAVVDRGGFTAAAVHLYRSQGRISSHIASLERELGAQLFDRDQRPARLTAAGEALVTHARAMVEELDAGRAAMASVQGLIRGDVTLATYPSAGAAFVPEVLRRFSEDFPGIRVELVEQAVRGIDRALDQGPALLAVRPTLPPPRSTHSLSHRLLWREPMCLVVPLGHRLADQETAALADLRREQLVVSGHDLRYDTEAFRLLTRKSIEPQIRFLSDQPQILVGLVRSGLALGFTNRLAIDSVRTDGVAVVGVSPRVYREVGVYWAPALAGSPAASALLETLLGTPVPDTTIDLR, from the coding sequence GTGCAGATCGAGTGGATTCATGCGTTCCTCGCCGTGGTCGACCGGGGCGGGTTCACCGCGGCGGCCGTCCATCTCTACCGGTCCCAGGGACGGATCTCCAGCCACATCGCCTCGCTGGAACGCGAGCTCGGCGCGCAGCTGTTCGACCGTGACCAGCGGCCGGCCCGGCTGACCGCGGCGGGGGAGGCCCTCGTGACGCACGCCCGGGCCATGGTCGAGGAACTCGACGCAGGCCGGGCCGCGATGGCCTCGGTGCAGGGCCTGATCCGGGGTGACGTGACGCTCGCGACCTATCCGAGCGCCGGCGCCGCGTTCGTGCCCGAGGTGCTCCGCCGCTTCTCCGAGGACTTCCCCGGCATCCGCGTCGAGCTGGTCGAACAGGCGGTGCGCGGCATCGACCGGGCCCTGGACCAGGGGCCCGCCCTGCTCGCGGTCCGGCCGACCCTGCCGCCGCCGCGCAGCACCCACTCGTTGAGCCACAGGCTGCTGTGGCGGGAGCCGATGTGCCTCGTCGTCCCGTTGGGGCACCGCCTGGCGGACCAGGAGACCGCGGCGCTGGCGGATCTGCGCAGAGAGCAGCTCGTCGTCTCCGGGCACGACCTGCGCTACGACACCGAGGCCTTCCGGCTGCTCACCCGGAAGAGCATCGAACCCCAGATCCGGTTCCTGTCCGACCAGCCGCAGATCCTCGTCGGCCTGGTCCGGAGCGGGCTCGCGCTCGGCTTCACCAACCGGCTCGCGATCGACAGCGTCCGGACCGACGGCGTGGCGGTCGTCGGGGTCTCCCCGCGGGTATACCGCGAGGTCGGCGTGTACTGGGCACCGGCCCTGGCCGGCTCCCCGGCGGCGTCGGCGCTGCTCGAGACCCTGCTCGGGACGCCCGTGCCGGACACGACCATCGATCTCCGGTAG
- a CDS encoding protein adenylyltransferase SelO, protein MSVAVGSLFTFDNSYARELGALCEPWQAAPAPAPRLLALNEELAAELGVDAEALRAPEGVAVLVGNATPEGASPVAQAYAGHQFGGYVPRLGDGRALLLGEVLDVHGRRRDLHFKGSGRTPFARGGDGKAPVGPMLREYVVGEAMHALGVPTTRALAVVATGEQVVRETMLPGAVLTRVASSHVRVGTFQYAAARQDPALVRRLADHVIARHHPDAAEAENPYLALYESVVDAQASLIARWMLVGFVHGVMNTDNMTISGETIDYGPCAFMDAFDPATVFSSIDHGGRYAYGNQPGIAQWNLARLAETLLPLIHADTDAAVEAATEVLSSFADRYGRYRSDGMRAKLGIPGTDEEDGSLIEDLLALLKAQRVDFTSFFRALSSSLRGDAAPARALFAEPDAFDAWSGRWRARLASRAADPRETAEAMDRVNPVYVPRNHLVDEALAAATAGDMEPFHRLLDVLARPFEVRPGLESYALPAPPSFGTYRTFCGT, encoded by the coding sequence ATGAGCGTCGCGGTCGGGTCGTTGTTCACGTTCGACAACTCCTATGCCCGTGAACTGGGGGCGCTGTGCGAGCCCTGGCAGGCGGCGCCGGCTCCCGCGCCCCGACTGCTGGCGCTCAACGAGGAGCTCGCCGCGGAGCTGGGTGTCGACGCCGAGGCGCTGAGAGCGCCGGAGGGTGTGGCCGTCCTCGTCGGCAACGCCACGCCCGAGGGCGCGTCGCCGGTGGCCCAGGCGTACGCCGGCCACCAGTTCGGCGGGTACGTGCCCCGCCTCGGCGACGGCCGCGCGCTCCTGCTCGGCGAGGTGCTCGACGTCCACGGACGCCGCCGCGACCTGCACTTCAAGGGTTCGGGCCGCACCCCCTTCGCGCGCGGGGGTGACGGGAAGGCACCCGTCGGGCCGATGCTGCGGGAGTACGTGGTCGGGGAGGCGATGCATGCTCTCGGCGTCCCCACCACCCGCGCGCTCGCGGTGGTGGCGACCGGCGAGCAGGTGGTGCGGGAGACGATGCTGCCCGGCGCGGTGCTGACCCGGGTCGCGTCGAGCCATGTCCGCGTCGGCACGTTCCAGTACGCGGCGGCGCGGCAGGACCCCGCGCTCGTGCGGCGCCTCGCCGACCACGTGATCGCCCGCCACCACCCCGACGCGGCCGAGGCGGAGAACCCGTACCTCGCGCTCTACGAGAGTGTCGTCGACGCGCAGGCGTCGCTGATCGCCCGCTGGATGCTCGTCGGGTTCGTCCACGGCGTCATGAACACCGACAACATGACGATCTCCGGCGAGACCATCGACTACGGCCCCTGCGCGTTCATGGACGCCTTCGACCCCGCCACCGTGTTCAGCTCGATCGACCACGGCGGCCGCTACGCCTACGGCAACCAGCCGGGCATCGCGCAGTGGAACCTGGCGCGGTTGGCCGAGACGCTGCTGCCCCTGATCCATGCGGACACGGACGCCGCGGTCGAGGCCGCCACCGAGGTGCTGTCGTCGTTCGCGGACCGCTACGGCCGGTACCGGAGCGACGGGATGCGCGCCAAGTTGGGCATCCCGGGCACCGACGAAGAGGACGGCTCGCTGATCGAGGACCTGCTGGCGCTGCTGAAGGCGCAGCGGGTCGACTTCACCTCCTTCTTCCGGGCGCTGTCGTCGTCGCTGCGCGGAGACGCGGCGCCCGCGCGAGCGCTCTTCGCCGAGCCCGACGCCTTCGACGCGTGGTCGGGCCGGTGGCGGGCACGGCTGGCGTCCCGTGCGGCCGACCCGCGGGAGACCGCGGAGGCCATGGACCGGGTCAACCCCGTCTACGTGCCACGGAACCATCTGGTGGACGAGGCGCTCGCCGCGGCGACCGCCGGCGACATGGAACCCTTCCACCGGCTGCTCGACGTGCTCGCGCGACCCTTCGAGGTGCGGCCCGGCCTGGAGTCGTACGCCCTACCGGCCCCGCCGAGCTTCGGCACCTACCGCACGTTCTGCGGTACCTGA
- a CDS encoding alpha-ketoacid dehydrogenase subunit beta, which translates to MTRLNMLQAINTTLRGELARDERTLVLGQDVGRLGGVFRATDGLLDEFGPDRVVDMPLAEASIVGAAIGLAAAGLVPIAEMQFLGFSHQAFHQIGAQLARMRYRSQGRFPMPVVIRAPFGGGVRTPELHSEALEAQFVQSPGLSVVMPATPADAKGLLQTAVRSSDPVLFCEPLRGYRLVTGEVADGDAPVPFGKLRVARDGTDVTLVAWSAAVQVAEKAAEALAEEGISAAVVDLRTLVPLDEAGLADAVAATGRCVVVHEAPLSAGFGAEVVATVNDAAFYSLEAPVARVAAPDTPYPPGRIEDHFVPGVDRVVAAARATVKAA; encoded by the coding sequence ATGACCCGGCTCAACATGCTCCAGGCGATCAACACGACGCTGCGCGGCGAGCTCGCCCGCGACGAGCGGACCCTCGTCCTCGGGCAGGACGTCGGCCGGCTCGGCGGCGTCTTCCGCGCCACCGACGGCCTGCTCGACGAGTTCGGCCCGGACCGCGTCGTCGACATGCCTCTCGCCGAGGCCTCGATCGTCGGCGCGGCGATCGGCCTCGCGGCCGCCGGACTGGTGCCCATCGCCGAGATGCAGTTCCTCGGCTTCAGCCACCAGGCCTTCCACCAGATCGGCGCCCAGCTGGCCCGGATGCGCTACCGCTCGCAGGGCCGCTTCCCGATGCCGGTGGTGATCCGCGCTCCGTTCGGCGGCGGGGTCCGGACCCCGGAGCTGCACTCCGAGGCCCTCGAGGCGCAGTTCGTGCAGAGCCCCGGGCTCTCCGTGGTCATGCCGGCCACCCCGGCCGACGCCAAGGGGCTCCTGCAGACCGCGGTCCGGTCGTCGGACCCGGTGCTGTTCTGCGAGCCACTACGCGGCTACCGCCTGGTCACCGGGGAGGTCGCGGACGGCGACGCTCCGGTGCCGTTCGGGAAGCTGCGAGTCGCCCGCGACGGCACCGACGTCACGCTCGTCGCGTGGAGCGCGGCGGTCCAGGTCGCCGAGAAGGCCGCCGAGGCGCTGGCCGAGGAGGGCATCTCCGCCGCCGTCGTGGACCTGCGCACCCTGGTGCCGCTCGACGAGGCCGGTCTGGCCGACGCCGTCGCGGCGACCGGCCGCTGCGTGGTCGTGCACGAGGCCCCGCTCAGCGCGGGCTTCGGCGCCGAGGTCGTGGCGACGGTCAACGACGCGGCGTTCTACTCGCTCGAGGCCCCGGTGGCGCGGGTCGCCGCGCCGGACACCCCCTACCCGCCCGGCCGGATCGAGGACCACTTCGTGCCCGGCGTGGACCGGGTCGTCGCGGCGGCGAGGGCGACGGTGAAGGCGGCATGA